One genomic window of Tachypleus tridentatus isolate NWPU-2018 chromosome 12, ASM421037v1, whole genome shotgun sequence includes the following:
- the LOC143234283 gene encoding pancreas transcription factor 1 subunit alpha-like — translation MENFDLLSINRQFFEQHLQQFESQLTFCPYQVNDENLQHKTRRRKCHQKIIQQRHAANLRERRRMQSINDAFQGLRAHIPTLPYEKRLSKVDTLRMAIGYIYFLSGLLNSRCHPTDSLSNRVGEQPKKIIIQYHRGGLNDHLPVAGHSLSWTNEKQTTQKGSVKNAKIWTPEDPRQRNSSDEDSELLLV, via the exons ATGGAAAATTTCGATCTACTGAGCATCAACCGACAATTTTTCGAGCAACATTTGCAACAGTTCGAGTCACAACTGACTTTTTGTCCTTATCAGGTCAACGATGAAAACCTTCAACATAAGACGCGCCGACGGAAGTGTCACCAGAAAATAATTCAGCAGAGACACGCCGCCAACCTACGGGAGCGACGCCGAATGCAGTCTATCAATGATGCATTTCAAGGACTCCGAGCACATATTCCAACCCTTCCTTACGAGAAACGCCTTTCCAAAGTAGATACCCTAAGAATGGCCATTGgctatatttatttcttaagtgGTCTGTTAAATTCAAGGTGCCATCCAACCGATTCTTTATCCAATCGGGTTGGCGAGCAGCCcaagaaaattataattcaatACCACAGAG GAGGCCTGAATGATCATCTTCCAGTAGCTGGTCATTCACTATCTTGGACGAATGAGAAGCAAACCACTCAGAAAGGAAGTGTAAAAAACGCTAAAATTTGGACACCAGAGGATCCTCGACAAAGAAATTCCAGCGACGAAGATTCTGAACTACTATTGGTTTAG